The region CGTCCCAATCGAACTCATATCCCGTGATGCGGTCTTCATTTTGGTATATCAGCGTTAGTTTGCCTGTCGAAATCTCGAGTCGATAGAGGTCATGCCATGCCTTGTCTCGGTCATTGAGACCAACCCACAACAAGTCTGGGTTGTTTTGACTGGCGTGCATGATTCGAGCAGTCACGTCTTTCAAAGGCGTCAGATTTCGTGCGGCTGGCGTTTCCTTGTCGGCTTCCGGCATCGCACTAGGGTCGACGGCGAACAGGTTGATGTTTTCGTCGCCATCTGAGTCCTTCACGAATAAAATGTACTTGCCGTCTTCCGTCCAAGTATAACCATACAGTGGCCGTTTACTGTCAGTTAGGGGACGAGCCTTGTCAAAAGGCTCTGCGAACTTCTTGACCCACACATTCATGATGCCTTGGTAGGGCTTCATGAAAGAGATGAACTTGCCATCGGGGCTCAATTTGCCGCTCGAAATCTGTGGGTTTCCGAAGAAGAGTTCTCGATCGAGCAACGGAGTATTTGGCATTGCTTCTGATTGATTCATCTGAGAGAAGGCCGAATGTGAGCATGTTCCGCCAATCAGTAGAATTAACGTGATTGCTAGTTTGATGGGATATCGTCTATTCATTGCAGAACCTGATGAGATTTGAAGAGTATGGCTTTGGTTTAACGATTAGTTCCATCAAAGGTGCCTGATGAACGACGAAGGCTCCCATCCGCATTCCGGTTTGCTCCATTGCAAGGCAGGTCTTCAGTCGCCGCACCGAATGTGCTGTTAGCAGTGTAAAACTCACGACGACTCACGATGGGTACCCCTTGACGCGTGTTGTTGTGCGGTCAGTACGGAATGTCGGTTGGATAAAACAGTGTTCAAAAGACTCTGCTATGCCAACCGAGCCGAGCAAGTCAACAGCTCGCAATGTCTGCTTCACATGTGTGCCACCGCCACACTTTAACGCAAAACAGACTCATTTGCAATTTTAGTGCATTTACATTAAGCAATCCGACGGATGTAACTCAAGTGCGAAATATGACAAGAGTTCACTGGGGATTCTGCACGATACAGACATAAGTCAATTGGTTTTGAACAGAATCGGAACGCCGAATTCGTTAGCATTTTATACACTTGTGAGCACCATCAATGAAGAGCGTCATTTCCTCTCGCAGTCGTCGTGTTGGGTTTACATTCGTTGAATTGATCACCGTGACCGCTGTCATCACGATTTTGATCGCGTTGTTGGTACCAGCAATTCTGCAGGCTCGCGAAACGACACGTCGGACAGAGTTTGGATACTATCACTGGCAGGTTGATGTGGCGACCCAAGTCTATCGTAGCAATCATTGCGTCTTGCCACTGCGAGCAAACTGGTCTGCCGGCGATCTCACATCCATCGAACACCTTGCAGTGGTGTGTCAGACAAGCGGATTGCAAGAGCCGACAACCCGTGCGACTCGAAATGGCTATCAGTTTCGCTCAGGACGCTGGTGGCATTTCTCTGTGA is a window of Thalassoroseus pseudoceratinae DNA encoding:
- a CDS encoding type II secretion system protein; the encoded protein is MKSVISSRSRRVGFTFVELITVTAVITILIALLVPAILQARETTRRTEFGYYHWQVDVATQVYRSNHCVLPLRANWSAGDLTSIEHLAVVCQTSGLQEPTTRATRNGYQFRSGRWWHFSVRPMRLPPNPGSVGSVETPHDDRSLNLTASSSCFDEITLCNGAVRMVNAVHKPSSELQ